In a single window of the Anabas testudineus chromosome 17, fAnaTes1.2, whole genome shotgun sequence genome:
- the LOC113172494 gene encoding abl interactor 1-like isoform X1 has translation MSWHSCSLAQLPPCTCPVLFIEVIRKLLLSNSRLHKVIPSEDHLHHHAQDKKKALEETKAYTTQSLASVAYQINALANNVLQLLDIQASQLRRMESSINHISQTVDIHKEKVARREIGILTTNKNTSRTHKIIAPGNMERPVRYIRKPIDYTLLDDVGHGVKQHGNNAAGRGGTLSRTNPPTQKPPSPPMAGRGTLGRNTPYKTLEPVKPPVVPNDYMTSPARLGSQHSPARTASLNQRPRTHSGSSGGSGGRENSGSSGVGIPLAVPTPSPPSIGQVATSSASVPQGPGLGPIPMSQFGTISRQISRHNSSTTSSASMVSATGTYRRAPSVSSQQPHINGGPAYTQNSVSVAPPPPPPVVQLTPQIPLTGFVARMQESITDSPAPPPPPPPEDIGVFEEPSPPPPPPPVDYEEEEAAVVHYSDPYADGDPHWAPKAYLEKVVAIYDYTKDKEDELSFMEGAIIYIIKKNDDGWFEGVCNGVTGLFPGNYVESIMHYAD, from the exons ATGTCTTGGCATTCCTGCTCACTGGCTCAACTCCCACCGTGCACCTGTCCCGTGCTGTTCATCGAAGTTATTCGGAAGTTATTGTTATCCAATTCCAGGCTCCACAAAGTCATTCCCTCTGAggatcatcttcatcatcat GCTCAAGACAAGAAGAAGGCCCTGGAGGAGACCAAGGCCTATACCACCCAGTCTCTGGCCAGCGTAGCCTACCAGATTAATGCCTTAGCTaacaatgtgctgcagctgctggacatCCAGGCCTCACAGCTCCGACGCATGGAGTCATCCATCAACCACATCTCCCAG ACAGTGGACATTCATAAAGAAAAGGTGGCACGTCGGGAGATTGGCATCCTCACCACAAATAAGAACACCTCCCGCACCCACAAGATCATCGCCCCGGGCAACATGGAGCGGCCCGTGCGCTACATTCGGAAGCCCATTGACTACACACTGCTGGATGACGTGGGACATGGTGTGAAA CAACATGGGAACAATGCAGCAGGGCGAGGTGGGACACTTTCCAGGACCAACCCCCCGACACAGAAGCCACCAAGCCCCCCAATGGCTGGCCGTGGCACCCTGGG GCGTAACACTCCCTACAAGACACTTGAGCCAGTGAAGCCTCCGGTGGTGCCTAATGACTACATGACGAGCCCTGCCCGACTGGGCAGTCAGCACAGCCCTGCACGCACAGCCTCGCTCAACCAGAGGCCCAGGACACACAG CGGCAGCAGCGGTGGTAGTGGCGGCAGGGAGAACAGTGGGAGCAGTGGAGTTGGTATCCCTCTAGCTGTTcccaccccctcccctcccagTATTGGCCAAG TGGCAACATCCTCGGCCTCAGTGCCCCAAGGTCCCGGCTTAGGACCCATCCCAATGTCCCAGTTTGGCACAATCTCCCGCCAAATCTCCCGTCACaactcctccaccacctcctcagCGTCCATGGTGTCGGCCACCGGCACCTACCGCCGCGCACCCTCCGTCTCCTCCCAGCAGCCTCACATAAACGGGGGCCCTGCCTACACACAGAACTCAG TGTCTGtggctcctccacctcctcctcccgtGGTGCAGCTGACCCCACAGATCCCTCTGACCGGCTTTGTAGCCAGAATGCAGGAAAGCA TAACAGACAGCCCTGCCCCACCTCCTCCGCCTCCACCAGAGGACATAGGGGTGTTTGAGGAgccctctccacctcctcctcccccacctgTGGActatgaggaagaagaagcagcagtggTTCACTACAGTGACCCCTATGCCGATGGAGACCCCCACTGGGCCCCCAAGGCTTATTTAGAAAAAG TTGTAGCCATCTACGACTACACCAAGGACAAGGAAGATGAGCTGTCCTTCATGGAAGGAGCCATCATCTACATCATCAAGAAAAATGATGACGGCTGGTTTGAAGGGGTCTGCAACGGCGTCACTGGACTCTTCCCAGGAAACTACGTTGAGTCCATCATGCACTATGCTgactaa
- the LOC113172494 gene encoding abl interactor 1-like isoform X4 — MAELQMLLEEEIPAGKRALVESYQNLSRVAEYCENNYVQAQDKKKALEETKAYTTQSLASVAYQINALANNVLQLLDIQASQLRRMESSINHISQTVDIHKEKVARREIGILTTNKNTSRTHKIIAPGNMERPVRYIRKPIDYTLLDDVGHGVKQHGNNAAGRGGTLSRTNPPTQKPPSPPMAGRGTLGRNTPYKTLEPVKPPVVPNDYMTSPARLGSQHSPARTASLNQRPRTHSGSSGGSGGRENSGSSGVGIPLAVPTPSPPSIGQVATSSASVPQGPGLGPIPMSQFGTISRQISRHNSSTTSSASMVSATGTYRRAPSVSSQQPHINGGPAYTQNSVTDSPAPPPPPPPEDIGVFEEPSPPPPPPPVDYEEEEAAVVHYSDPYADGDPHWAPKAYLEKVVAIYDYTKDKEDELSFMEGAIIYIIKKNDDGWFEGVCNGVTGLFPGNYVESIMHYAD, encoded by the exons ATGGCAGAGCTACAAATGCTATTAGAGGAGGAAATCCCTGCCGGTAAAAGAGCGCTTGTGGAAAGCTACCAGAATCTGTCCCGGGTTGCGGAATACTGTGAAAACAATTATGTTCAG GCTCAAGACAAGAAGAAGGCCCTGGAGGAGACCAAGGCCTATACCACCCAGTCTCTGGCCAGCGTAGCCTACCAGATTAATGCCTTAGCTaacaatgtgctgcagctgctggacatCCAGGCCTCACAGCTCCGACGCATGGAGTCATCCATCAACCACATCTCCCAG ACAGTGGACATTCATAAAGAAAAGGTGGCACGTCGGGAGATTGGCATCCTCACCACAAATAAGAACACCTCCCGCACCCACAAGATCATCGCCCCGGGCAACATGGAGCGGCCCGTGCGCTACATTCGGAAGCCCATTGACTACACACTGCTGGATGACGTGGGACATGGTGTGAAA CAACATGGGAACAATGCAGCAGGGCGAGGTGGGACACTTTCCAGGACCAACCCCCCGACACAGAAGCCACCAAGCCCCCCAATGGCTGGCCGTGGCACCCTGGG GCGTAACACTCCCTACAAGACACTTGAGCCAGTGAAGCCTCCGGTGGTGCCTAATGACTACATGACGAGCCCTGCCCGACTGGGCAGTCAGCACAGCCCTGCACGCACAGCCTCGCTCAACCAGAGGCCCAGGACACACAG CGGCAGCAGCGGTGGTAGTGGCGGCAGGGAGAACAGTGGGAGCAGTGGAGTTGGTATCCCTCTAGCTGTTcccaccccctcccctcccagTATTGGCCAAG TGGCAACATCCTCGGCCTCAGTGCCCCAAGGTCCCGGCTTAGGACCCATCCCAATGTCCCAGTTTGGCACAATCTCCCGCCAAATCTCCCGTCACaactcctccaccacctcctcagCGTCCATGGTGTCGGCCACCGGCACCTACCGCCGCGCACCCTCCGTCTCCTCCCAGCAGCCTCACATAAACGGGGGCCCTGCCTACACACAGAACTCAG TAACAGACAGCCCTGCCCCACCTCCTCCGCCTCCACCAGAGGACATAGGGGTGTTTGAGGAgccctctccacctcctcctcccccacctgTGGActatgaggaagaagaagcagcagtggTTCACTACAGTGACCCCTATGCCGATGGAGACCCCCACTGGGCCCCCAAGGCTTATTTAGAAAAAG TTGTAGCCATCTACGACTACACCAAGGACAAGGAAGATGAGCTGTCCTTCATGGAAGGAGCCATCATCTACATCATCAAGAAAAATGATGACGGCTGGTTTGAAGGGGTCTGCAACGGCGTCACTGGACTCTTCCCAGGAAACTACGTTGAGTCCATCATGCACTATGCTgactaa
- the LOC113172494 gene encoding abl interactor 1-like isoform X2 — protein sequence MAELQMLLEEEIPAGKRALVESYQNLSRVAEYCENNYVQAQDKKKALEETKAYTTQSLASVAYQINALANNVLQLLDIQASQLRRMESSINHISQTVDIHKEKVARREIGILTTNKNTSRTHKIIAPGNMERPVRYIRKPIDYTLLDDVGHGVKQHGNNAAGRGGTLSRTNPPTQKPPSPPMAGRGTLGRNTPYKTLEPVKPPVVPNDYMTSPARLGSQHSPARTASLNQRPRTHSGSSGGSGGRENSGSSGVGIPLAVPTPSPPSIGQVATSSASVPQGPGLGPIPMSQFGTISRQISRHNSSTTSSASMVSATGTYRRAPSVSSQQPHINGGPAYTQNSVSVAPPPPPPVVQLTPQIPLTGFVARMQESITDSPAPPPPPPPEDIGVFEEPSPPPPPPPVDYEEEEAAVVHYSDPYADGDPHWAPKAYLEKVVAIYDYTKDKEDELSFMEGAIIYIIKKNDDGWFEGVCNGVTGLFPGNYVESIMHYAD from the exons ATGGCAGAGCTACAAATGCTATTAGAGGAGGAAATCCCTGCCGGTAAAAGAGCGCTTGTGGAAAGCTACCAGAATCTGTCCCGGGTTGCGGAATACTGTGAAAACAATTATGTTCAG GCTCAAGACAAGAAGAAGGCCCTGGAGGAGACCAAGGCCTATACCACCCAGTCTCTGGCCAGCGTAGCCTACCAGATTAATGCCTTAGCTaacaatgtgctgcagctgctggacatCCAGGCCTCACAGCTCCGACGCATGGAGTCATCCATCAACCACATCTCCCAG ACAGTGGACATTCATAAAGAAAAGGTGGCACGTCGGGAGATTGGCATCCTCACCACAAATAAGAACACCTCCCGCACCCACAAGATCATCGCCCCGGGCAACATGGAGCGGCCCGTGCGCTACATTCGGAAGCCCATTGACTACACACTGCTGGATGACGTGGGACATGGTGTGAAA CAACATGGGAACAATGCAGCAGGGCGAGGTGGGACACTTTCCAGGACCAACCCCCCGACACAGAAGCCACCAAGCCCCCCAATGGCTGGCCGTGGCACCCTGGG GCGTAACACTCCCTACAAGACACTTGAGCCAGTGAAGCCTCCGGTGGTGCCTAATGACTACATGACGAGCCCTGCCCGACTGGGCAGTCAGCACAGCCCTGCACGCACAGCCTCGCTCAACCAGAGGCCCAGGACACACAG CGGCAGCAGCGGTGGTAGTGGCGGCAGGGAGAACAGTGGGAGCAGTGGAGTTGGTATCCCTCTAGCTGTTcccaccccctcccctcccagTATTGGCCAAG TGGCAACATCCTCGGCCTCAGTGCCCCAAGGTCCCGGCTTAGGACCCATCCCAATGTCCCAGTTTGGCACAATCTCCCGCCAAATCTCCCGTCACaactcctccaccacctcctcagCGTCCATGGTGTCGGCCACCGGCACCTACCGCCGCGCACCCTCCGTCTCCTCCCAGCAGCCTCACATAAACGGGGGCCCTGCCTACACACAGAACTCAG TGTCTGtggctcctccacctcctcctcccgtGGTGCAGCTGACCCCACAGATCCCTCTGACCGGCTTTGTAGCCAGAATGCAGGAAAGCA TAACAGACAGCCCTGCCCCACCTCCTCCGCCTCCACCAGAGGACATAGGGGTGTTTGAGGAgccctctccacctcctcctcccccacctgTGGActatgaggaagaagaagcagcagtggTTCACTACAGTGACCCCTATGCCGATGGAGACCCCCACTGGGCCCCCAAGGCTTATTTAGAAAAAG TTGTAGCCATCTACGACTACACCAAGGACAAGGAAGATGAGCTGTCCTTCATGGAAGGAGCCATCATCTACATCATCAAGAAAAATGATGACGGCTGGTTTGAAGGGGTCTGCAACGGCGTCACTGGACTCTTCCCAGGAAACTACGTTGAGTCCATCATGCACTATGCTgactaa
- the LOC113172496 gene encoding acyl-CoA-binding domain-containing protein 5-like isoform X1, with amino-acid sequence MAQDEDKHSLEAKFAAAVKVMQSLPDEGPFQPSDDMMLMFYSYYKQATLGPCDIPRPSGFWDSYGKAKWDAWSSLGNMTKEDAMRNYVEHIQLILETIPISDEVSELVQKLGNFYTEVDVEEGEAAETEVDRRPFTRPFEQHAEWGPDPRLLMVQAKKWKTDSRGSNSSVEHSVSSFTNGTHSSLNSEVEEDELACSIEPSVQCNPYMHCNGHPSDHSDPVFEKNHRSTDSDNEEFCDSMEHLAMEELVSASKVQSPGSGAASVKQKDLWFESSTTLNVGEDQALPGISTSQHNSSLSRRGKGSPSPGAACSSQLCVSADASCWCVPQNRPHVSAPRGDINEQIATALLRLHHDMADVLHRLHTLEVLTMSQSRSSSPRQEVSLPVARQFLRPSWWPFDFSPLTVVLSALWPLIAHWLVQLFLQRRRRKIP; translated from the exons ATGGCGCAGGACGAGGACAAACACAGCCTGGAGGCGAAATTTGCTGCTGCGGTTAAAGTGATGCAGAGTTTGCCAGATGAAG GTCCTTTCCAGCCATCTGATGACATGATGCTGATGTTCTATAGTTATTATAAGCAGGCCACTTTAGGGCCCTGTGACATCCCCAGACCAAGTGGCTTCTGGGACTCTTATGGAAAAGCTAAATG GGACGCCTGGAGCTCTTTAGGCAATATGACAAAAGAGGATGCAATGAGGAATTATGTCGAGCACATCCAGCTG aTTCTGGAGACCATCCCAATCTCAGATGAAGTGTCCGAACTGGTGCAAAAACTTGGCAACTTCTACACAGAGGTAGACGTAGAAGAAGGGGAGGCAGCAGAAACTGAAGTGGACAGGAGACCCTTCACCAGGCCTTTTGAACAACATGCAG AATGGGGTCCTGACCCAAGGCTGCTGATGGTGCAGGCCAAGAAATGGAAGACCGACAGCAGGGGGTCGAACAGCAGCGTGGAGCACAGCGTGTCCTCCTTCACAAATGGGACGCACAGCTCCCTCAACAgtgaggtggaggaggacgaACTAGCCTGCTCCATAGAGCCCAGCGTGCAGTGTAACCCCTACATGCACTGTAATGGACACCCGAGTG ATCATAGTGACCCTGTTTTTGAGAAGAACCACCGATCTACAGACTCAGATAATGAGGAATTCTGTGACTCAATGGAGCATCTAGCCATGGAAGAG CTGGTGTCTGCATCGAAAGTTCAGTCACCTGGATCAGGAGCTGCCTCAGTGAAGCAAAAGGACTTGTGGTTTGAGAGCAGCACCACTCTGAATGTAGGAGAGGATCAAGCACTCCCAGGGATTAGTACAAGCCAACACAACAGCTCCTTGTCAAGAAGAGGGAAAG GATCTCCGTCACCAGGGGCCGCCTGCAGCTCTCAACTGTGTGTTAGTGCTGATGCTAGCTGCTGGTGTGTGCCACAGAACAGGCCTCATGTCAGTGCTCCCAGGGGAGACATCAATGAGCAAATAGCGACAGCTCTGCTGAGGCTGCATCATGATATGGCCGATGTGTTGCACAGGCTGCACACTTTGGAGGTGCTCACCATGTCACAG tcAAGATCATCTTCACCAAGGCAGGAGGTGTCCCTTCCTGTTGCACGACAG TTTCTGAGACCATCCTGGTGGCCTTTTGACTTCTCTCCACTCACAGTGGTGTTGAGTGCGCTCTGGCCACTGATTGCCCATTGGCTTGTCCAGCTTTTTTTGCAGCGTAGGAGAAG GAAAATCCCCTAA
- the LOC113172494 gene encoding abl interactor 1-like isoform X3 translates to MSWHSCSLAQLPPCTCPVLFIEVIRKLLLSNSRLHKVIPSEDHLHHHAQDKKKALEETKAYTTQSLASVAYQINALANNVLQLLDIQASQLRRMESSINHISQTVDIHKEKVARREIGILTTNKNTSRTHKIIAPGNMERPVRYIRKPIDYTLLDDVGHGVKQHGNNAAGRGGTLSRTNPPTQKPPSPPMAGRGTLGRNTPYKTLEPVKPPVVPNDYMTSPARLGSQHSPARTASLNQRPRTHSGSSGGSGGRENSGSSGVGIPLAVPTPSPPSIGQVATSSASVPQGPGLGPIPMSQFGTISRQISRHNSSTTSSASMVSATGTYRRAPSVSSQQPHINGGPAYTQNSVTDSPAPPPPPPPEDIGVFEEPSPPPPPPPVDYEEEEAAVVHYSDPYADGDPHWAPKAYLEKVVAIYDYTKDKEDELSFMEGAIIYIIKKNDDGWFEGVCNGVTGLFPGNYVESIMHYAD, encoded by the exons ATGTCTTGGCATTCCTGCTCACTGGCTCAACTCCCACCGTGCACCTGTCCCGTGCTGTTCATCGAAGTTATTCGGAAGTTATTGTTATCCAATTCCAGGCTCCACAAAGTCATTCCCTCTGAggatcatcttcatcatcat GCTCAAGACAAGAAGAAGGCCCTGGAGGAGACCAAGGCCTATACCACCCAGTCTCTGGCCAGCGTAGCCTACCAGATTAATGCCTTAGCTaacaatgtgctgcagctgctggacatCCAGGCCTCACAGCTCCGACGCATGGAGTCATCCATCAACCACATCTCCCAG ACAGTGGACATTCATAAAGAAAAGGTGGCACGTCGGGAGATTGGCATCCTCACCACAAATAAGAACACCTCCCGCACCCACAAGATCATCGCCCCGGGCAACATGGAGCGGCCCGTGCGCTACATTCGGAAGCCCATTGACTACACACTGCTGGATGACGTGGGACATGGTGTGAAA CAACATGGGAACAATGCAGCAGGGCGAGGTGGGACACTTTCCAGGACCAACCCCCCGACACAGAAGCCACCAAGCCCCCCAATGGCTGGCCGTGGCACCCTGGG GCGTAACACTCCCTACAAGACACTTGAGCCAGTGAAGCCTCCGGTGGTGCCTAATGACTACATGACGAGCCCTGCCCGACTGGGCAGTCAGCACAGCCCTGCACGCACAGCCTCGCTCAACCAGAGGCCCAGGACACACAG CGGCAGCAGCGGTGGTAGTGGCGGCAGGGAGAACAGTGGGAGCAGTGGAGTTGGTATCCCTCTAGCTGTTcccaccccctcccctcccagTATTGGCCAAG TGGCAACATCCTCGGCCTCAGTGCCCCAAGGTCCCGGCTTAGGACCCATCCCAATGTCCCAGTTTGGCACAATCTCCCGCCAAATCTCCCGTCACaactcctccaccacctcctcagCGTCCATGGTGTCGGCCACCGGCACCTACCGCCGCGCACCCTCCGTCTCCTCCCAGCAGCCTCACATAAACGGGGGCCCTGCCTACACACAGAACTCAG TAACAGACAGCCCTGCCCCACCTCCTCCGCCTCCACCAGAGGACATAGGGGTGTTTGAGGAgccctctccacctcctcctcccccacctgTGGActatgaggaagaagaagcagcagtggTTCACTACAGTGACCCCTATGCCGATGGAGACCCCCACTGGGCCCCCAAGGCTTATTTAGAAAAAG TTGTAGCCATCTACGACTACACCAAGGACAAGGAAGATGAGCTGTCCTTCATGGAAGGAGCCATCATCTACATCATCAAGAAAAATGATGACGGCTGGTTTGAAGGGGTCTGCAACGGCGTCACTGGACTCTTCCCAGGAAACTACGTTGAGTCCATCATGCACTATGCTgactaa
- the LOC113172496 gene encoding acyl-CoA-binding domain-containing protein 5A-like isoform X2, translated as MAQDEDKHSLEAKFAAAVKVMQSLPDEGPFQPSDDMMLMFYSYYKQATLGPCDIPRPSGFWDSYGKAKWDAWSSLGNMTKEDAMRNYVEHIQLILETIPISDEVSELVQKLGNFYTEVDVEEGEAAETEVDRRPFTRPFEQHADKLVKPFRTPTMEGYGDLWDDIQNLQEKDDAHDGISVSSEEVEGSRENSEIERKEESSDWRGSDEDENGDEEDNSEDEDKEEEDKEWGPDPRLLMVQAKKWKTDSRGSNSSVEHSVSSFTNGTHSSLNSEVEEDELACSIEPSVQCNPYMHCNGHPSDHSDPVFEKNHRSTDSDNEEFCDSMEHLAMEELVSASKVQSPGSGAASVKQKDLWFESSTTLNVGEDQALPGISTSQHNSSLSRRGKGSPSPGAACSSQLCVSADASCWCVPQNRPHVSAPRGDINEQIATALLRLHHDMADVLHRLHTLEVLTMSQSRSSSPRQEVSLPVARQFLRPSWWPFDFSPLTVVLSALWPLIAHWLVQLFLQRRRRKIP; from the exons ATGGCGCAGGACGAGGACAAACACAGCCTGGAGGCGAAATTTGCTGCTGCGGTTAAAGTGATGCAGAGTTTGCCAGATGAAG GTCCTTTCCAGCCATCTGATGACATGATGCTGATGTTCTATAGTTATTATAAGCAGGCCACTTTAGGGCCCTGTGACATCCCCAGACCAAGTGGCTTCTGGGACTCTTATGGAAAAGCTAAATG GGACGCCTGGAGCTCTTTAGGCAATATGACAAAAGAGGATGCAATGAGGAATTATGTCGAGCACATCCAGCTG aTTCTGGAGACCATCCCAATCTCAGATGAAGTGTCCGAACTGGTGCAAAAACTTGGCAACTTCTACACAGAGGTAGACGTAGAAGAAGGGGAGGCAGCAGAAACTGAAGTGGACAGGAGACCCTTCACCAGGCCTTTTGAACAACATGCAG ATAAGCTGGTCAAACCATTTAGGACACCCACTATGGAAG GCTATGGGGATCTGTGGGATGATATACAAAACCTTCAAGAAAAAGATGATGCTCATGATGGCATAAGTGTCAGTAGCGAGGAAGTGGAGGGAAGCAGAGAAAATAGTGAAAttgagaggaaagaggaaagtaGTGATTGGAGGGGAAGTGATGAAGATGAGAACGGGGATGAAGAAGACAATAGTGAAGATGAAGAcaaggaggaagaagacaaag AATGGGGTCCTGACCCAAGGCTGCTGATGGTGCAGGCCAAGAAATGGAAGACCGACAGCAGGGGGTCGAACAGCAGCGTGGAGCACAGCGTGTCCTCCTTCACAAATGGGACGCACAGCTCCCTCAACAgtgaggtggaggaggacgaACTAGCCTGCTCCATAGAGCCCAGCGTGCAGTGTAACCCCTACATGCACTGTAATGGACACCCGAGTG ATCATAGTGACCCTGTTTTTGAGAAGAACCACCGATCTACAGACTCAGATAATGAGGAATTCTGTGACTCAATGGAGCATCTAGCCATGGAAGAG CTGGTGTCTGCATCGAAAGTTCAGTCACCTGGATCAGGAGCTGCCTCAGTGAAGCAAAAGGACTTGTGGTTTGAGAGCAGCACCACTCTGAATGTAGGAGAGGATCAAGCACTCCCAGGGATTAGTACAAGCCAACACAACAGCTCCTTGTCAAGAAGAGGGAAAG GATCTCCGTCACCAGGGGCCGCCTGCAGCTCTCAACTGTGTGTTAGTGCTGATGCTAGCTGCTGGTGTGTGCCACAGAACAGGCCTCATGTCAGTGCTCCCAGGGGAGACATCAATGAGCAAATAGCGACAGCTCTGCTGAGGCTGCATCATGATATGGCCGATGTGTTGCACAGGCTGCACACTTTGGAGGTGCTCACCATGTCACAG tcAAGATCATCTTCACCAAGGCAGGAGGTGTCCCTTCCTGTTGCACGACAG TTTCTGAGACCATCCTGGTGGCCTTTTGACTTCTCTCCACTCACAGTGGTGTTGAGTGCGCTCTGGCCACTGATTGCCCATTGGCTTGTCCAGCTTTTTTTGCAGCGTAGGAGAAG GAAAATCCCCTAA
- the yme1l1b gene encoding ATP-dependent zinc metalloprotease YME1L1b: MFSLSMTVQPQVTVPLSHLINVLHSLKSSVGSSNSTTCKSRKHKSPASDSDVHCTEPLLNLRELGLLDLGTQHLNELVNNVLPRLSPKEVPPPLDGQTVWRTSHLSTHSFFYNKHGFSCGFMPLSTPVFSRQHQTSLQSVCTELQHWPVLVQSRGFKTLRSKSRRLQSAFDRPLESEGFTPSFMKGFLTRDKGIEIESLDSVLKNKNIPDGHQDAFKRGFAEGFLKAQALTQRTQDSLRRTRLILLVLLLVGLYGISKTPFISVRFRTTSGLDSAVDPVQMKNVTFEHVKGVEEAKNELQEVVEFLKNPQKFTALGGKLPKGVLLVGPPGTGKTLLARAVAGEADVPFYYASGSEFDEMFVGVGASRIRNLFREAKANAPCVIFIDELDSVGGKRIESPMHPYSRQTINQLLAEMDGFKTNEGVIIIGATNFPEALDNALIRPGRFDMQVTVPKPDVKGRTEILKWYLRKIKVDPAIEASIIARGTVGFSGADLENLVNQAALKAAVDGKDMVTIKDLEFAKDKILMGPERRSAEIDKKNKIITAYHESGHAIVAYYTKDAMPINKATIMPRGPSLGHVSMLPENDRWSETRSQLLAQMDVSMGGRVAEEIIFGNENITTGASSDFDSATKIAKMMVTRFGMCEKLGVMTYTDMTEQSPETQAAVEHEVRVLLKDSYERAKALLKSHTKEHKNLADALLMYETLDAKEIQLVLEGKTLETR, from the exons atgttttctttgtcaaTGACCGTTCAGCCACAG GTGACTGTACCTCTCAGCCACCTTATCAATGTCCTCCACTCTCTGAAGAGCTCTGTGGGAAGTAGTAACAGTACCACCTGCAAATCAAGAAAACACAAGAGTCCAGCCTCAGACTCAGATGTACACTGCACAGAG CCCCTGTTGAACTTGCGGGAGCTTGGATTATTAGACCTAGGAACGCAGCACCTAAATGAATTGGTGAACAATGTGCTACCCCGCTTGAGCCCAAAGGAGGTGCCACCTCCACTGGATGGTCAGACAGTCTGGAGGACCTCACACCTCTCGACACACTCCTTTTTCTACAACAAGCATG GGTTCTCATGTGGTTTCATGCCCCTGTCAACCCCAGTTTTTTCTAGGCAGCACCAAACATCCCTTCAGTCTGTCTGCACTGAGTTACAACATTGGCCAG TGTTAGTCCAGAGCCGAGGCTTTAAAACTTTAAGGAGCAAATCCAGACGACTTCAGTCAGCGTTCGACCGCCCCCTGGAATCTGAAGGGTTCACACCATCCTTTATGAAG GGTTTCCTTACACGTGACAAGGGAATTGAAATTGAAAGTCTTGACAGTGTGTTGAAGAACAAGAACATACCTGATGGACACCAGGATGCTTTCAAGAGGGGCTTCGCTGAGGGTTTCCTAAAAGCTCAAGCATTGACACAGCGCACACAAG ACTCTCTGAGGAGGACTCGTCTCATCCTGCTGGTGCTGCTTCTTGTTGGGCTCTATGGTATTTCCAAAACCCCCTTTATATCGG TGCGATTCCGAACCACTTCAGGCCTGGACTCAGCTGTGGACCCAGTCCAGATGAAAAACGTGACATTTGAGCACGTCAAAGGGGTCGAAGAAGCAAAGAATGAACTGCAAGAAGTGGTGGAGTTCCTGAAAAACCCACAGAAGTTCACAGCCTTGGGAGGAAAACTGCCAAAAG GTGTTCTACTGGTCGGTCCCCCAGGGACTGGTAAGACCCTACTGGCCAGAGCAGTGGCCGGAGAGGCAGATGTGCCATTCTACTATGCATCTGGGTCAGAGTTTGATGAGATGTTTGTTGGAGTTGGAGCCAGCCGCATAAGGAATCTTTTCA gggAGGCTAAAGCAAATGCTCCTTGTGTGATCTTCATTGATGAGCTCGATAGCGTGGGTGGGAAAAGGATCGAATCTCCCATGCACCCTTACTCCAGACAGACAATCAACCAGCTACTTGCTGAAATGGATGG GTTTAAAACAAATGAGGGCGTGATCATCATTGGAGCAACAAACTTCCCTGAAGCTTTGGATAA TGCCCTGATCCGGCCGGGACGTTTTGATATGCAGGTGACTGTTCCCAAACCGGATGTGAAAGGACGCACAGAGATCCTAAAGTGGTACTTGAGGAAGATTAAAGTGGATCCAG CTATTGAAGCAAGCATTATTGCCCGGGGCACAGTGGGCTTCTCTGGCGCTGACCTGGAAAATCTGGTCAACCAGGCTGCCCTGAAGGCAGCAGTTGATGGCAAAGACATGGTAACAATAAAGGATCTGGAGTTTGCTAAAGACAAAATCCTCATGG GCCCTGAGAGAAGAAGTGCAGAAATAGACAAGAAGAACAAGATCATCACAGCATACCATGAATCAGGGCACGCGATTGTAGCTTATTACACCAAAGATGCTATGCCGATCAACAAGGCTACTATCATGCCCAGAGGCCCCAGTCTGGGACAT GTGTCCATGCTTCCAGAGAATGATCGCTGGAGTGAGACTCGCTCTCAGCTTCTGGCACAGATGGACGTCAGTATGGGAGGTCGCGTAGCAGAGGAGATTATATTTGGCAATGAGAATATCACAACCG GAGCATCAAGTGACTTTGACAGTGCTACCAAGATTGCTAAGATGATGGTCACCAGATTTGGAATGTGTGAAAAG CTTGGTGTGATGACGTATACTGACATGACAGAGCAGAGCCCAGAGACACAAGCTGCTGTAGAGCATGAAGTCAGAGTGTTGCTAAAG GATTCCTACGAGCGTGCCAAAGCCTTGCTGAAGTCTCACACCAAAGAGCACAAGAACCTGGCAGATGCTCTGCTTATGTATGAGACACTGGATGCCAAAGAGATCCAGCTGGTCCTGGAGGGCAAGACCCTAGAGACCAGATAA